In a genomic window of Myxococcus guangdongensis:
- a CDS encoding DUF4153 domain-containing protein codes for MSSSLPAVPSTPASAAPAQPVARPRVKPFAPRRTLGVALGVGVLAEVLLGREHWGVSFPLMVLALVGALLWVGGREGWQRAAPNTWLLTPLVVVAGFMAVRDSPWLQLLNLLTVGALFALVAHFWATGRVERLALGDYPGVVVSTVFRSLVQPPAMVREAVDLRGVASRLPGLFPLLRGLVLTLPVVGLFLMLLWSADAAFASALERVLALDVGTVLEEGVGRVLGVLFSASATAALVGHALRRRTRREMGEEEVGEGRAWLGLTEALTLLVAVDVLFLVFVRFQVAYLFVGDAASPAPGYSYAEYARRGFFELLLVSMLTLCLIMALARWTVRETAKAKVAFQVAASVMTVLTVAILASAMKRLGMYEDAFGYTRLRVFTHVFMVFLGGVLAWRGVTLWWRPERFAVGAFAAALGAVVTVNVINPDALIVRHNLARELAEDSGRLSGEGERVARADGVVDVGYLYELSLDAVPELARGLPSTKQLNDEFRAQACADVSWPEWSLARWRACRALSALAPETVSAGGS; via the coding sequence ATGTCATCGTCCTTGCCTGCTGTTCCCTCGACTCCGGCGAGCGCCGCTCCGGCGCAGCCCGTCGCCCGGCCTCGCGTGAAGCCCTTCGCGCCCCGGCGCACGCTGGGGGTGGCGCTGGGGGTGGGCGTGCTCGCGGAGGTGCTCCTGGGGCGGGAGCACTGGGGCGTGTCGTTCCCGCTGATGGTGCTGGCGCTGGTGGGCGCGCTGCTCTGGGTGGGTGGCCGCGAGGGCTGGCAGCGCGCCGCGCCCAACACGTGGCTGTTGACGCCGCTGGTGGTGGTCGCGGGCTTCATGGCGGTGCGCGACAGCCCGTGGCTTCAGTTGTTGAACCTGCTGACGGTGGGGGCGCTGTTCGCGCTGGTGGCGCACTTCTGGGCCACCGGGCGCGTGGAGCGGCTGGCGTTGGGGGACTACCCCGGCGTGGTGGTGTCCACGGTGTTCCGGAGCCTGGTGCAGCCGCCCGCGATGGTGCGCGAGGCGGTGGACCTGCGCGGGGTCGCGTCGAGGCTGCCCGGGCTCTTCCCACTGCTGCGCGGGCTGGTGCTGACGTTGCCGGTGGTGGGGTTGTTCCTGATGCTGCTCTGGTCGGCGGACGCGGCGTTCGCCTCCGCGCTGGAGCGGGTGTTGGCGCTGGATGTGGGGACGGTGTTGGAGGAGGGGGTGGGGCGGGTGTTGGGCGTGCTGTTCTCGGCGAGCGCCACGGCGGCGCTGGTGGGGCACGCGCTGCGGCGTCGGACGCGGCGGGAGATGGGTGAGGAGGAGGTGGGCGAGGGGCGGGCGTGGCTGGGGCTCACCGAGGCGCTGACGCTGCTGGTCGCGGTGGATGTGTTGTTCCTGGTGTTCGTGCGCTTCCAGGTGGCGTACCTCTTCGTCGGTGACGCGGCCTCGCCCGCGCCGGGGTACTCGTATGCGGAGTACGCGCGCCGGGGCTTCTTCGAGCTGCTGCTCGTGTCGATGCTGACCCTGTGCCTCATCATGGCGCTGGCGCGGTGGACGGTGCGCGAGACGGCGAAGGCGAAGGTGGCCTTCCAGGTGGCGGCGAGCGTGATGACGGTGTTGACGGTGGCCATCCTCGCCTCGGCGATGAAGCGGCTGGGGATGTACGAGGATGCCTTCGGCTACACGCGGCTGCGGGTGTTCACGCACGTGTTCATGGTGTTCCTGGGCGGGGTGCTGGCGTGGCGCGGCGTGACGCTGTGGTGGCGGCCGGAGCGATTCGCGGTGGGGGCCTTCGCCGCGGCGCTGGGGGCGGTGGTGACGGTGAATGTCATCAACCCGGATGCGCTCATCGTGCGGCACAACCTGGCGCGGGAGCTGGCGGAGGACTCAGGGCGGCTGTCGGGCGAGGGCGAGCGGGTTGCGCGCGCGGATGGCGTGGTGGACGTGGGGTACCTGTACGAGCTGTCGCTGGACGCGGTGCCGGAGCTGGCGCGGGGGCTGCCGTCGACGAAGCAGCTGAACGACGAGTTCAGGGCCCAGGCGTGCGCGGACGTGTCCTGGCCGGAGTGGAGCCTGGCGCGATGGCGTGCGTGTCGGGCGCTGAGCGCGTTGGCGCCGGAGACGGTCAGCGCAGGTGGTAGTTGA
- a CDS encoding arsenate reductase/protein-tyrosine-phosphatase family protein, translating into MNKVIFACVRNAGRSQMAAAFFNVLADPDKARAISAGTQPGERLHPEVLEAMADAGLDLSAARPQQLTNELAKGAHWLITLGCGEVCPNVPGLQREDWPLDDPQGKSEVLVHRIRDEVAARVAGLLEREGWMKAGQPGT; encoded by the coding sequence ATGAACAAGGTCATCTTCGCCTGTGTGCGGAACGCGGGTCGCTCGCAGATGGCGGCGGCGTTCTTCAACGTGCTGGCGGACCCGGACAAGGCACGGGCCATCTCCGCGGGGACGCAGCCCGGTGAGCGTTTGCACCCGGAGGTGCTCGAGGCCATGGCCGACGCGGGCCTGGACCTGTCGGCGGCCCGGCCGCAGCAGCTCACGAACGAGCTGGCGAAGGGCGCCCATTGGCTCATCACGCTGGGCTGTGGCGAGGTCTGTCCGAACGTGCCGGGGCTGCAGCGCGAGGACTGGCCGCTGGATGACCCGCAGGGCAAGTCGGAGGTGCTGGTGCACCGCATCCGCGACGAGGTGGCCGCCCGCGTGGCGGGGCTGCTGGAGCGCGAGGGGTGGATGAAGGCCGGTCAGCCGGGGACGTAG